The following are encoded in a window of Vibrio sp. SCSIO 43136 genomic DNA:
- the pstB gene encoding phosphate ABC transporter ATP-binding protein PstB, which yields MNKFDIENLDLYYGDNQALKAINLPIPAQKVTALIGPSGCGKSTLLRCLNRMNDLIEGVTIKGKLDMDGQDIYGNVDVADLRIKVGMVFQKPNPFPMSIYENVAYGLRAQGIKDKKHIDTVVEKSLRGAALWDEVKDRLKSHAFGLSGGQQQRLCIARTIAMAPDVILMDEPTSALDPIATHKIEELMEDLKKDYTIVIVTHSMAQARRISDRTAFFLMGELVEHDVTENIFTEPKDDRTKGYVNGDFG from the coding sequence ATGAACAAATTTGATATTGAAAACCTAGATCTATATTACGGCGACAACCAAGCACTAAAAGCGATCAATCTGCCGATCCCAGCTCAGAAAGTAACGGCACTTATCGGCCCATCAGGCTGTGGTAAGTCGACGCTTTTACGTTGTCTTAACCGCATGAACGACCTTATTGAAGGTGTGACTATCAAAGGCAAACTGGATATGGATGGTCAAGACATCTACGGCAATGTTGACGTAGCAGACCTTCGTATCAAGGTGGGCATGGTATTCCAAAAACCAAACCCATTCCCAATGAGCATCTATGAAAACGTGGCTTACGGCCTGCGTGCTCAAGGCATCAAAGATAAAAAGCACATTGACACTGTGGTCGAGAAATCACTACGTGGTGCAGCGCTATGGGATGAAGTAAAAGACCGCCTTAAATCACATGCATTCGGTCTTTCTGGTGGTCAGCAGCAGCGTCTGTGTATCGCACGTACAATCGCGATGGCGCCAGACGTAATCCTAATGGATGAGCCAACGTCTGCACTCGACCCAATTGCTACTCACAAAATCGAAGAACTGATGGAAGATCTGAAGAAAGACTACACCATCGTTATCGTAACTCACTCAATGGCACAGGCACGCCGCATCTCAGACCGCACGGCATTTTTCCTAATGGGTGAGCTAGTAGAACATGATGTTACAGAAAACATCTTCACTGAACCAAAAGATGATCGCACTAAAGGTTACGTTAACGGTGACTTCGGTTAA
- a CDS encoding transposase, whose translation MTTARKQLVSVEATPYYHCVSRCVRRSYLCGFDKSTNTSYEHRREWIESKILSLTSTYCIDVCAYAVMSNHFHVVLHINREKASTLTPYEVVERWKLTHKIPLIVQKWQKNQLACQAEEQKCFDIIETWRKRLWSLSWFMKELNYDIACRANREDNCTGHFWESRFKSQALLDEKALAAAMAYVDLNPIRAGIAKTPEGSDFTSIKSRIRALHYKNENAPCLHPFVGITNKNKQYGLPFRLLDYIELVDWTARLFREKKCKVDNALPPILVRLNITSNSWLKACTQLEKGSATAIGAYSHLDNAKVALNKSKIHLYALE comes from the coding sequence ATGACTACAGCAAGAAAACAGCTAGTATCCGTTGAAGCTACGCCTTATTATCACTGCGTTTCTCGTTGTGTGAGACGAAGTTACCTGTGTGGTTTTGATAAGAGTACAAACACTAGCTACGAGCACCGTAGGGAGTGGATTGAATCGAAAATACTATCCCTAACATCCACTTATTGTATTGATGTTTGTGCCTATGCGGTGATGAGTAATCATTTTCACGTTGTTCTTCATATCAATAGAGAGAAAGCTTCAACGTTGACTCCGTATGAGGTTGTAGAGCGCTGGAAGCTTACTCACAAGATTCCTTTAATTGTCCAAAAATGGCAGAAAAATCAGCTAGCTTGCCAAGCGGAAGAACAAAAGTGTTTTGATATTATCGAAACGTGGCGAAAACGCTTATGGTCGCTAAGTTGGTTTATGAAAGAACTCAATTACGATATCGCCTGTCGTGCTAATCGAGAAGACAACTGCACAGGACATTTCTGGGAAAGCCGCTTCAAAAGCCAAGCACTGTTGGATGAAAAAGCGCTTGCTGCTGCAATGGCGTACGTTGATTTAAACCCTATACGAGCGGGCATAGCTAAAACGCCAGAAGGCTCAGATTTCACTTCGATTAAATCACGTATACGAGCACTTCACTACAAAAATGAAAATGCTCCCTGTCTACACCCCTTTGTAGGAATCACTAATAAGAACAAGCAATACGGTTTGCCTTTCCGACTTTTGGATTACATTGAACTTGTAGATTGGACCGCACGACTGTTCAGAGAGAAAAAATGTAAAGTAGACAACGCACTACCTCCGATTTTGGTTAGGCTCAATATCACCTCAAACTCTTGGTTAAAAGCCTGCACTCAACTAGAAAAAGGAAGTGCGACCGCCATAGGTGCATACTCTCACCTTGATAATGCCAAGGTTGCGTTAAACAAATCTAAAATCCATCTTTACGCACTCGAATAA
- a CDS encoding LysR family transcriptional regulator, with translation MNLSQIEAFVKIAELGSVSEAARQLECNRTKLSMSIKALEKELDTALFNRTGNHLELSEAGKAIYRDCETLLAIQSRIQQTCLQANSDFNAEVWIARDDAIPDELWQDLSYELNRRFPATSYNIVLASSGDLENLVATEQVDYAFGVDYERIEDPNITYQPLGKIRMMSVCRKDHPLGKMARVSDNDLRNSTQASMAYLNEKDNPELAPFSTRYIGFSSFDYILDTLVRDDAWGVLPEPLIRHLLRQEKLAVIKHTYGLTQEDYCLFSRTGMSEHPSMTWLADKLSDYLFEY, from the coding sequence ATGAATTTGTCGCAAATCGAAGCGTTTGTAAAAATTGCCGAACTGGGCTCAGTATCCGAGGCCGCTCGTCAGTTGGAATGCAATCGCACCAAACTGAGCATGTCTATCAAGGCACTAGAAAAAGAGCTCGATACCGCACTGTTTAACCGAACTGGCAACCACTTAGAGCTTTCGGAAGCGGGCAAAGCCATCTATAGAGACTGCGAAACGCTGCTCGCCATACAAAGCCGTATCCAACAAACCTGTCTGCAAGCCAATAGCGATTTTAACGCTGAAGTGTGGATCGCTCGCGACGACGCAATTCCAGACGAGCTTTGGCAAGACCTCTCTTATGAGCTGAACCGACGCTTTCCTGCAACTTCATATAACATAGTGCTGGCATCCAGTGGTGATTTGGAAAACTTGGTTGCCACGGAACAAGTCGATTATGCATTTGGGGTTGATTACGAGCGCATCGAAGATCCCAACATCACCTATCAGCCGCTGGGCAAAATTCGCATGATGTCTGTGTGTCGCAAAGATCACCCATTAGGCAAAATGGCACGGGTATCTGATAATGACTTACGTAATTCAACCCAAGCGTCTATGGCCTATCTGAATGAAAAAGATAATCCCGAGCTTGCGCCCTTCTCCACTCGTTATATTGGTTTTTCCAGCTTCGATTATATTCTCGACACCTTAGTTCGAGATGACGCTTGGGGAGTATTGCCAGAGCCATTGATACGCCACCTACTTCGCCAAGAAAAACTCGCCGTGATCAAACACACCTATGGCCTCACTCAAGAGGATTACTGCCTGTTTTCCCGCACAGGTATGAGCGAGCACCCGAGCATGACTTGGCTTGCAGACAAGCTAAGTGACTACTTATTTGAATACTGA
- a CDS encoding acetoacetate--CoA ligase — protein sequence MDERTPPLWTPSEQRIERALLTQFLARVDVEHGLHMQNYDELHQWSVENPDLFWETLWRFADIIGTQGNNTCQLGPAKFEHPIEARDTIWFEDSVLNYTENLLAQAFHTPNKVAIYCENERAESQEITWQSLCDQVSVATQWLEDCHVGVGDVVAGYLPNIAETLIAMLATAARGAIWTSTSPDFGVESVVERFGQVKPKVLFVVDGYTFNGQAHTMRDKNHQLATALDSVEQVCQINYLHPNSEDGFAEWHHIQQGYQAKAMRYERVSFNSPLFILYSSGTTGKPKCIIHSVGGTLLNLVKEHQLHCDIHAIDTVFYYTTCGWMMWNWLTGALASGASIVLYDGQPCYPDNQTLWTMAEKHEVSLFGTSAKYLEAIEKFNYQPVKHHDLSSLKTLCSTGSVLHPNQFDFVYHSIKQDLHLASISGGTDICGCFVLGNPISPVYRGECQQAGLGLSVKAFDANGNAVLNTQGELVCTNSFPNQPIGFSNDNGERYHNAYWAKFANAWHHGDEVSQSSHLGFQFYGRSDAVLNRGGIRIGSAEIYQQINKLEGVIDSVVVGQRGASGDERMVLFVQTESGRVLSHEMISEIKSSLRTHCSPRHEPDLVLPIGEVPRTKSGKLVEIAVKQILEGKVVENEGAIANPESLDEIRSMQPHWRA from the coding sequence ATGGATGAGCGCACCCCACCTTTGTGGACACCTAGCGAACAACGAATTGAACGCGCATTGCTGACACAGTTTTTGGCGAGAGTAGATGTCGAGCATGGCCTACACATGCAAAACTATGATGAACTCCACCAGTGGTCTGTTGAAAACCCAGATCTATTTTGGGAGACGCTATGGCGATTTGCTGACATCATTGGCACTCAAGGCAACAATACTTGCCAGCTCGGCCCTGCTAAGTTTGAGCACCCCATTGAGGCAAGAGATACTATTTGGTTTGAAGACAGTGTTCTCAACTACACCGAGAACCTACTTGCACAAGCGTTCCATACTCCAAATAAGGTAGCGATTTATTGCGAAAATGAGCGTGCCGAGTCGCAAGAGATCACTTGGCAATCTTTATGCGATCAAGTGTCTGTCGCAACCCAGTGGCTTGAAGACTGCCACGTGGGTGTTGGTGATGTGGTCGCAGGTTATCTACCCAATATTGCTGAGACCTTGATTGCAATGCTGGCGACGGCAGCGCGAGGAGCAATCTGGACCTCTACTTCGCCAGACTTTGGCGTGGAGAGCGTCGTCGAGCGATTTGGGCAAGTGAAGCCCAAAGTATTGTTTGTCGTCGATGGCTATACCTTTAATGGTCAAGCCCATACCATGCGAGACAAAAATCATCAGCTCGCAACAGCATTAGACAGCGTTGAGCAAGTCTGCCAAATCAATTACCTGCATCCAAACAGTGAAGATGGCTTTGCAGAGTGGCACCACATTCAGCAAGGCTACCAAGCTAAAGCGATGCGTTATGAGCGTGTCTCGTTTAACAGTCCGCTGTTTATTTTGTACTCCTCGGGCACAACAGGTAAGCCAAAGTGCATCATTCACAGTGTTGGTGGCACATTACTGAACTTAGTCAAAGAGCACCAGTTGCATTGTGATATTCACGCCATTGATACCGTGTTCTACTACACCACTTGTGGCTGGATGATGTGGAACTGGTTGACTGGCGCATTGGCATCAGGTGCGAGCATCGTACTCTATGATGGGCAGCCCTGTTATCCAGACAATCAAACCCTTTGGACAATGGCGGAAAAGCACGAAGTGAGCCTTTTTGGTACTTCTGCCAAATATCTAGAGGCGATTGAAAAATTCAATTATCAGCCAGTCAAGCATCATGATTTATCTTCATTAAAGACCCTCTGCTCTACGGGGTCCGTGCTTCATCCAAATCAATTTGACTTTGTATATCATTCAATCAAACAGGACCTCCATTTGGCTTCAATCTCAGGAGGAACAGATATTTGTGGCTGCTTTGTTTTAGGGAACCCAATATCACCTGTGTATCGAGGCGAATGCCAACAAGCTGGGCTTGGTCTAAGCGTTAAAGCCTTTGATGCTAATGGCAATGCTGTCCTCAATACCCAAGGGGAACTGGTGTGTACTAATAGCTTTCCCAATCAGCCTATAGGTTTCAGTAATGACAACGGCGAGCGCTATCACAACGCCTACTGGGCGAAGTTTGCTAACGCTTGGCACCATGGCGACGAAGTGAGCCAGTCTTCTCATCTTGGGTTTCAATTTTATGGGCGCAGTGATGCTGTACTCAATCGCGGTGGAATAAGAATCGGCAGTGCGGAAATTTATCAACAAATCAATAAACTGGAAGGGGTAATAGACTCGGTTGTAGTGGGACAAAGGGGGGCAAGTGGTGACGAGCGTATGGTGCTGTTTGTTCAAACCGAAAGCGGTCGTGTGCTCAGTCATGAGATGATCAGCGAGATTAAATCTTCGCTACGAACTCACTGCTCTCCTCGGCACGAGCCGGATTTGGTCCTGCCTATTGGTGAGGTGCCAAGAACCAAGTCTGGCAAGTTGGTCGAGATAGCTGTGAAACAGATACTAGAGGGAAAAGTTGTCGAGAACGAGGGCGCTATCGCCAATCCTGAATCGCTCGACGAGATCCGCTCAATGCAACCTCACTGGAGGGCGTAG
- a CDS encoding Gfo/Idh/MocA family oxidoreductase, with protein sequence MIKLAVIGTNWITQSFINGALKTGKFALTAVYSRQKATAQAFAKEYQTDAEIHCFDDFEGFCYASDFDAVYIASPNSFHAPQAIALLNAGKHVICEKPLGSHIAEVEAMYQAAEQSGTVLFEAYKAPYLPNFKQIKANLEAIKPIHRGHLSYCQLSSRYAKYLAGENPNTFNPQFSNGSTMDIGYYCFAAAAELFGEPNAILASGEKLASGVDAHGSAILKYDGFEILVSHSKVSDGFAPSDIQGEQGTLSVAFISDPTQVTLHRKGEDDLDLTQATDEWTMRYEAEHFASQIEAGEMDASAVNRSKITARILTEVRRQVGVVFPADSVG encoded by the coding sequence ATGATTAAGCTGGCGGTGATTGGCACCAATTGGATTACACAAAGTTTTATTAACGGGGCACTTAAAACGGGGAAATTTGCGCTAACGGCGGTCTATTCACGCCAAAAAGCGACAGCCCAAGCGTTTGCGAAAGAATACCAAACCGATGCTGAAATTCATTGTTTTGATGATTTTGAAGGGTTCTGTTACGCAAGTGATTTTGATGCGGTGTATATTGCTAGCCCAAACTCTTTCCATGCGCCGCAAGCGATAGCATTGCTTAATGCAGGTAAACACGTGATTTGTGAGAAGCCATTAGGTTCCCACATCGCAGAAGTCGAGGCCATGTATCAAGCCGCTGAGCAAAGTGGCACGGTTTTGTTTGAAGCATACAAAGCGCCTTACTTACCTAACTTCAAACAGATTAAGGCCAACCTTGAGGCGATCAAACCGATTCATCGAGGCCATCTCAGTTATTGCCAGCTCTCTTCTCGTTACGCCAAGTATCTGGCTGGAGAGAATCCAAATACGTTTAACCCTCAATTTTCAAATGGCTCTACCATGGATATCGGTTACTACTGTTTTGCCGCCGCTGCAGAATTGTTCGGGGAACCAAACGCTATCCTAGCCAGTGGTGAAAAGCTGGCGTCTGGAGTAGATGCTCATGGCAGTGCAATTTTGAAATATGACGGGTTTGAGATCCTCGTCAGTCACTCTAAAGTTAGTGATGGTTTTGCGCCGAGTGATATTCAAGGTGAGCAAGGCACCCTATCTGTGGCGTTTATTTCTGATCCAACCCAAGTCACCTTGCACCGTAAGGGCGAAGACGATCTCGACCTGACCCAAGCGACCGATGAGTGGACCATGCGCTACGAAGCAGAGCATTTTGCATCGCAAATAGAAGCGGGAGAGATGGATGCTAGTGCTGTGAATCGGTCGAAAATCACCGCTAGAATCTTAACTGAAGTACGCCGTCAGGTCGGCGTGGTGTTCCCAGCGGACTCGGTGGGCTAG
- a CDS encoding methyl-accepting chemotaxis protein, with amino-acid sequence MRKYYQSLGINGAKRVIAVMLLLGALLALLGFTFQAMLLLACTSLLAWRVLYILSDDQKIFSDHVEQARSGNSVEFDSHQLVLLHQLYPLLDDMVRLEKRKFSQVKSVSDQMGFSAQELANNSLEVAQHCQEQADATTTSASAATEISQSIDEVSGRIESTRLVMEESNQFSRLGKKELTQTQQRVVSVNEQVTETSQSMHLLDKELSNVVSMSRFIREIAEQTNLLALNAAIEAARAGEQGRGFSVVADEVRSLAQRSHESANAITNQVNGITSSMGTLVQQMEQVVTSTAECQQSVVQASTALENMLSANEEVTSQIGGIATASEQQAIASREISESMEQIAQTAERNAFMAQQNASVAEHLQSMAS; translated from the coding sequence ATGCGCAAATATTATCAGTCTCTAGGGATTAATGGGGCAAAAAGAGTGATCGCAGTGATGCTTTTATTAGGCGCTCTTCTTGCTCTACTCGGCTTTACATTCCAAGCCATGTTGCTACTCGCATGTACCAGTTTACTCGCTTGGCGAGTGCTCTACATATTGTCGGATGACCAAAAAATATTCTCTGACCATGTAGAGCAGGCTCGCTCCGGGAATAGTGTTGAGTTTGACTCTCACCAACTAGTACTGCTCCACCAGCTTTACCCTCTTCTCGACGATATGGTTCGATTGGAAAAACGTAAGTTTAGCCAAGTGAAATCAGTCAGTGATCAAATGGGCTTTTCGGCCCAAGAACTCGCCAATAACTCACTTGAGGTTGCACAGCACTGTCAAGAACAAGCCGATGCGACAACGACATCTGCCTCTGCGGCCACTGAGATCTCGCAAAGTATTGATGAGGTCTCTGGGCGTATAGAAAGCACACGCTTGGTGATGGAAGAGAGTAATCAGTTTAGCCGTCTGGGCAAAAAAGAGCTCACCCAAACTCAACAGCGAGTGGTTAGCGTCAATGAGCAAGTGACTGAAACCAGTCAAAGCATGCACCTGTTAGATAAAGAGCTAAGCAATGTAGTCTCCATGTCCAGATTCATCCGCGAAATTGCAGAGCAGACCAACCTGCTGGCACTTAATGCTGCCATTGAAGCTGCTCGAGCGGGCGAGCAAGGTCGCGGCTTTAGTGTTGTCGCAGATGAGGTACGGTCACTTGCACAGCGCAGTCATGAGTCTGCTAATGCCATCACCAATCAGGTCAATGGAATTACCTCCAGCATGGGCACATTGGTGCAACAAATGGAGCAAGTAGTGACTTCCACCGCTGAATGCCAGCAAAGTGTAGTTCAAGCCAGCACAGCCCTTGAGAATATGTTGAGTGCCAATGAAGAAGTCACCAGTCAAATTGGGGGGATTGCAACCGCTTCCGAGCAACAAGCGATCGCATCGCGAGAAATTTCTGAAAGCATGGAACAGATAGCCCAAACCGCCGAAAGAAACGCATTTATGGCGCAACAGAATGCCAGCGTGGCGGAACACCTACAAAGTATGGCTAGTTAG
- a CDS encoding GNAT family N-acetyltransferase, producing the protein MAWELEFIVDPSDEVKDFIYKGLLSFNLPNFPEEEIEKIACVAKSPQGEIVGGLTGDIFTNTLFIEYLWLDESQRGSGLGTQLVQMAESKAKEKGVTDIYLDTYSFQAKDFYLKLGFEIVGKYSGFPTKGVDKYFLQKAVR; encoded by the coding sequence ATGGCGTGGGAACTTGAGTTCATTGTTGACCCGAGTGACGAAGTTAAGGACTTTATCTACAAAGGGTTACTTTCATTTAATCTACCGAACTTCCCGGAAGAAGAGATAGAAAAAATCGCCTGCGTTGCGAAAAGCCCGCAAGGAGAAATTGTCGGTGGGCTGACGGGGGATATCTTCACCAACACACTGTTTATAGAATATTTATGGCTTGACGAAAGCCAACGTGGCAGTGGTTTGGGTACTCAACTGGTGCAGATGGCTGAAAGCAAAGCAAAAGAAAAGGGTGTGACAGACATCTATCTAGATACCTATTCTTTCCAAGCTAAAGATTTTTACCTCAAGTTAGGCTTTGAAATTGTGGGGAAATACTCAGGCTTTCCAACCAAGGGTGTAGATAAATACTTTTTGCAAAAAGCAGTTCGTTAG
- a CDS encoding LacI family DNA-binding transcriptional regulator encodes MITIKEVAEYAKVSQSTVSRALNGHSSVKESNRKKVFDAIEALGYKPNAFAQALASNRSFSIGMLVGTLDGPFYGPLMHTVEGIVRKENYHLILTSGQEMYEEEQESIHFLEAKKVDGLVLTSDRLTDSDILQIVKNTPATILMNRYIPEMADRCICMDNEQGGFIAVEHLIEMGHKRIACVTGQLSKNDSRDRLQGYRSALTKFDLDYDPNLVIEGRFDHGKNHEAIGRLLDRAPDITAIFCMNDNIALAAYGVCNERGLKIGEDISIVGFDNDTHSAYVSPPLTTVNFPKSEMAEQAANGVLNIIKGKGTEGLTNRLSPSLVLRNSVKQF; translated from the coding sequence GTGATCACTATTAAAGAAGTCGCTGAATACGCCAAAGTTTCACAGTCTACTGTGTCTCGAGCGCTCAATGGTCACTCCTCTGTTAAGGAATCTAACCGTAAGAAAGTTTTTGACGCTATTGAAGCATTGGGCTACAAGCCAAATGCTTTTGCTCAAGCACTGGCCTCAAACCGCTCATTCAGTATTGGCATGCTGGTCGGCACACTTGATGGTCCATTTTATGGTCCGTTGATGCACACCGTCGAAGGTATCGTACGTAAAGAAAACTACCACTTGATCTTAACCAGTGGTCAAGAGATGTATGAAGAAGAACAAGAGTCGATCCACTTCCTTGAAGCGAAAAAGGTCGATGGACTGGTCCTTACTTCTGACCGATTGACTGACTCAGATATTTTACAGATAGTTAAAAACACCCCAGCCACTATCCTGATGAATCGCTATATCCCAGAAATGGCTGATCGCTGTATCTGCATGGATAATGAGCAAGGGGGCTTTATTGCGGTAGAGCACTTGATTGAAATGGGCCACAAGCGTATTGCCTGTGTCACTGGCCAGCTGAGCAAAAATGACAGCCGCGATCGCCTTCAAGGATATCGCAGTGCGCTGACTAAGTTTGATTTAGACTACGATCCTAATCTCGTCATCGAAGGGCGTTTTGACCACGGGAAAAATCATGAAGCTATCGGTCGCCTTTTAGACCGCGCACCTGACATCACGGCGATCTTCTGCATGAACGATAATATCGCTCTTGCCGCTTATGGCGTGTGTAACGAACGTGGATTAAAAATTGGTGAAGACATTTCGATTGTCGGCTTTGATAACGATACCCACAGCGCCTATGTGTCACCACCGCTTACCACAGTGAATTTCCCTAAAAGTGAAATGGCAGAGCAAGCGGCTAATGGAGTGTTAAACATCATCAAAGGCAAAGGAACAGAAGGGCTCACCAATCGACTCTCCCCTAGCCTTGTGTTACGAAATTCAGTAAAGCAGTTCTAA
- a CDS encoding glycoside hydrolase family 16 protein, whose amino-acid sequence MVACASTQAPKEETSSFATTKKATQLAATPVTVSDKWKLAWQDNFEGDSINKRNWSLEENCWGGGNNEQQCYTKRSKNAFVKDGFLHIVARKESYTGADDPNGLSSAAQKTLPYTSARLRTKGKRDDKYGRFEIRAKLPSGQGTWPAIWMLPTDNKYGTWAASGEIDIVEAVNLKAQSDAPQSNSGQVENRIYGTLHYGKQWPDNVHSGIGVELPNGINPADDFHNYAIEWEEGEIRWYVDNIHYATQTHEGWYAQYKQDGELVNADSLAPFNERFHMILNLAVGGSWAANANQKGVDADVFPQTMLVDYVKVYRCSTDRWKGKGCSSRSEQATHVKGNKAPAILVQDDSYADGKVIEVFNDSLNTSLAYGSYDPVDIVEYEEVDIASGGKALSVIKQNGAGNIYFRSPPTDFTSWLEAGELVFDIKVLDKPSNVDLVVKMDSGWPKTSDLNAPLEDTPQWQTVRMSVADIIAGGNRHESGNAADPANINNLLVFEPTGQMSFELDNIRFER is encoded by the coding sequence ATGGTGGCTTGTGCTTCGACGCAAGCGCCGAAGGAAGAGACAAGCAGCTTTGCGACCACTAAAAAAGCCACTCAACTGGCTGCGACACCTGTCACTGTGAGTGATAAGTGGAAACTGGCTTGGCAAGATAATTTTGAAGGAGACTCAATTAATAAGCGCAATTGGTCTTTGGAAGAGAACTGCTGGGGCGGTGGTAACAATGAGCAGCAGTGTTACACCAAGCGCAGTAAAAATGCTTTCGTGAAAGACGGTTTTTTACACATAGTTGCTCGAAAGGAGTCCTACACAGGGGCAGACGATCCTAACGGACTTAGCAGCGCTGCGCAAAAAACGCTGCCGTATACATCGGCAAGATTAAGAACTAAGGGCAAGCGTGATGACAAATATGGCCGATTTGAAATTCGAGCTAAGTTGCCGTCAGGCCAAGGCACTTGGCCTGCGATTTGGATGCTGCCGACCGATAATAAATATGGTACTTGGGCTGCGTCTGGTGAGATTGATATTGTTGAGGCCGTCAACCTAAAAGCGCAATCAGACGCACCTCAGTCTAATTCAGGACAGGTAGAGAACAGAATTTACGGCACACTGCATTACGGTAAGCAATGGCCAGACAACGTCCACAGTGGCATTGGTGTTGAGTTGCCAAACGGCATCAACCCCGCCGATGACTTCCATAATTACGCGATTGAGTGGGAGGAAGGTGAAATTCGTTGGTACGTGGACAACATTCATTATGCAACGCAAACCCATGAAGGTTGGTATGCACAGTACAAGCAAGACGGTGAGCTGGTCAATGCGGACAGCTTAGCGCCGTTTAACGAGCGTTTTCACATGATCCTTAATCTAGCGGTCGGTGGATCTTGGGCAGCCAATGCCAACCAAAAAGGTGTGGATGCCGATGTTTTCCCACAAACCATGTTGGTTGACTATGTAAAAGTCTATCGCTGCTCAACCGATCGTTGGAAAGGCAAAGGATGTTCGTCTCGCTCGGAACAAGCGACACACGTGAAAGGCAACAAAGCGCCAGCGATCTTAGTTCAAGATGACAGCTATGCAGATGGCAAAGTCATTGAAGTGTTTAACGATTCATTGAACACCAGTCTTGCATACGGCAGTTATGATCCAGTAGACATCGTGGAATATGAAGAGGTAGATATTGCATCTGGTGGGAAAGCGCTGAGTGTGATCAAGCAAAATGGTGCGGGTAACATCTATTTTCGTTCGCCGCCGACTGACTTTACTTCGTGGCTAGAAGCGGGTGAACTTGTTTTTGATATCAAGGTGTTGGATAAACCATCTAATGTTGATTTGGTTGTGAAAATGGACAGTGGCTGGCCGAAAACCAGTGATCTCAATGCACCATTAGAGGATACACCGCAATGGCAAACCGTGCGTATGTCGGTAGCAGATATCATTGCAGGTGGTAATCGCCATGAGTCTGGCAATGCCGCCGATCCAGCTAACATCAACAACTTGCTAGTGTTTGAACCGACTGGGCAAATGTCTTTTGAGTTAGACAATATTCGGTTTGAGCGTTAA